The genomic segment GATCTTCAGCTCCCAGGGGACTTGGAGCTTTGGCAACCGCGTAACCATGTTCGCGGCCGTGTTTTATTTTGTCTGGACGGCGCTGTTCGCCGCTCTGGCCGTGAGTCTTAGCTTGGTGCTCTACCGCACAAAAGGGAAGGGCATTGTGCCGGCTCTGCATTTTCTCAATGGGGCGGGCTGTGCGATGTATCCGTATCTCTATTTCGAGCGCATGAACGTCTTTTCCGCGCTGAATTTGTGCGTGCTTCTTTTCCTCTTCTCCTTCTATCTGTTCCGCAGGACGCTGGAAGTGGAGCGGCCTGCCGCCTATCTGCTTTTGCCCTATATCATTTGGCTGGGCGTCGCGCTCATTCTCTCCTACCAGAGTGTTCTGCTAAACTAATAATTGCTTCCTGAGGTATTTTTTAGTATAATATTATGGAAAATATATGTCGGGTATCCGAAATGAGAAAAGGCGGAAGAGCGCTTTTTGCCTGCGGAGTATCTTCGGAGCTTCAGCAAAACTGGCAGAGCGCTTTGAATGCAGATGCGGAACCTGAACGGAGGTAGAAAAATGAATAACAGAAGCAAGAAACTTGGGGTTTTGGTGCTGGGCGCGGTGCTTGCCGCCGTAACGCTGCTGCTGGGGATGACGCCGCTGGGCATTATCCCGCTGGGCTTTATCAACGTTACGATCATGTGCATCCCGGTTATCGTGGGCACAATTTGCTGCGGCATTCAGGTTGGGCTGATTTTGGGCGCGGCCTTTGGCATTGCCAGCGCGTGCTCGGCATTTGGGGTTTCCATGGTGCCAACCAGCGCGCTCGTCTCCATGCTGATGGCAGAGAGCCCGTTTGAGGTGGTGCTCATGTGCCTGATCCCGCGGCTGATGCTGCCGGTTGTCGTGCATCTGGTGCACCGGGCTTTCGCGAAGAAGAGCGAGAAGATGGGCAAAGTTGGCATTGGTGTTGCGGCCGCGGCTGGCTCGCTGACCAATACCATCCTGTATCTTGGTATCATGCTTCTGCTTTTTGTGGTCAATGGGCTGGAATCGGCAAAAGTCTTGGCAGTGATCGGCGGGACGGGCGCCATTGCCGGCTCGCTGGAAGCGGTTGCTGCGGCGCTGATCTGCTATCCGATTATCCTGGCGGTCAGCAGCATTTCCAGAAAAAATAAGTAAGGAAGAGAAGTTTTATCAGCATGCTATTTGTGATAGATTTGGGCAATACCAACATCAAATGCGGTATTTTCGACGGGGACAAGCTCCTGCATTCCTGGCGGCTGGGCACTAAGATAGACCGCACGGCCGATGAGCTTGGCATCAAAGTCGTCTCGTTTTTCAATTATCTTGGCATTGATACGGAAAAGGTGGAGGATATCATCGTCTCCTCCGTCATTCCCTCCATCAACTATACAGTGGAGCATATGTGCCGCATCTATTTCCATAAGAAGCCGTATTTCGTGGAGCCGGGCATCAAAACGGGCATCAATATTCTCTATGATAACCCCAAAGAGCTGGGATCCGACCGCATCGTGAATGCGGTTGCGGCGTATGTGAAATATGGCGGCCCCTGCATCACGGTAGATTTCGGGACGGCCACTTCCTACGGCGCGGTTTCGGCCAAAGGCGAGTTTTTGGGCGGGGCCATTTGCCCGGGCGTGAAAATTTCCGCTGAAGCGCTCATCTCCAATACGGCCAAGCTGCCCCGGGTGGAGCTGACCATGCCGAAGAATGTCATCAACCGCAATACCATCAGCTGTATGCAGTCCGGCCTTTTATATGGCTATGTGGGTCAGGTCGACTATATTTTGCGCAAGATGAAGGCCGAGCTGGGCGGAAGCGCCAAAGTTGTCGCGACGGGCGGCCTGGCGGATGTGATCGCGCAGGAAACCAAAACCATCGATGTGATCGACAGCCTGCTGACTCTGGAAGGGCTGAAAATTATTTATCATAAGAATGTGGAGAAGTGAGCTATGAAGAGTGTCAAAATTGCCATCATGGGCATGGGGACAGTGGGCGGCGGTGTTTACCGGCTAATTGAGATGGAAGGGGAGCGCATTGCCCGGGAACAGGGCATCTGCCTGGAAGTGAAAAAGACGCTGGCGCTTGCGTATAGCGTGGAAGTTCCCGAGGCCGTCAAAGCGGCGAATGTTCAGGAGATTGCAGAGGATCCGGAGATCTCCATCGTCGTCGAGCTCATGGGCGGCATGGAGCCTGCCAAGACGTTTATCAAAACCATGCTGGAGGCGGGAAAGACGGTGGTCTCGGCAAATAAACAGCTCATCGCAAATGCCTGGCCCGAGCTGGAAGCAGCAGCCAAAAAGGGCGGCGCAGGATTCTATTTCGAGGCCAGCGTGGGCGGCGCGATTCCCATTATCCGGACGGTCAACACCAGCCTTCAGGCGAATACCATTCAGTCTATCGAGGCTATTATCAACGGGACGACCAACTTCATCATGACCAAGATGTGCGATGAGGGCGGTGATTTTGCGGAGGTGCTCAAGGAGGCGCAGGAGCTCGGCTATGCCGAGGCAGACCCGACGGCAGATGTGGATGGTTTTGACGCGATGTATAAGCTCTCCATCCTCTCTTCGCTGGCGTTCTGCTCCCGGATGCCCATCGATAAGATCTACCGCGAAGGCATCCGCAATGTGAGCAAGAAGGATATCGACTGCATCAAATCGATGGGGAAGGAAGTCAAGCTTCTGGCCATCGGTAAAAAGGATGGCAACAAGGTGCAGCTGCGCGTGCACCCGACCATCATCCCCAAAGAGCATATGCTGGCGACGGTAAAAGGCTCCTTCAATGCAGTATTTTTAAAGTGCAGTATGGCAGACGACCTCATGCTCTACGGCAGAGGTGCAGGAGATTTGCCTACGGCCAGCGCAGTTGTTTCGGATGTCCTGAATGCTGCAACCCAGGAAGCACCCGCGTATGCGCGTTTTAAGAACGTGGAAGGCGAGGTCGACCCGGAGATTTGCTTTGATGATAACTGGCAGACCGGCTATTACCTGCGGGTCCAGGGCGGGGATGCCGCGCAAAAGGCGAAAGCCGCTTTGGAGAAGAGAGGGATTCAGGTTGCGCAGGAGATCGCTTTGGATGGCGATTTGGCCCTTATCGTCGAGCAGGCGCATGAGCAGGAGATTCAGGCGGCTGTGCAGGAGATGGGCGGCGTCGCATCGCTGCTGCGCATGCAATAGAAAAATCAATCGCAAAAGCAAAAGAGCAGAGAGGTTCTCTGCTCTTTTTTTGCATGAAAAAAGCGGGCGCTTCCTGCCCGCTTTCAAAACGCGTTTTAGACGACGTATTTATAGACACACCCTAAAATGGATTCTTTGATGCGAAAAATCGGGGTGCCGTCCGGCTCGGAAATGGTCTGGCGCAGAACCAAAATCGGCTCGCCCCGGTTGACACGCAGCGCGGAGGAGACCCATTTGCTGGAGCGCTCGATCTCGATGGTCTTTTTCGAGCAGGAAATTTGCCCAATATGAAATTCTCTTTCCAGGATTCCCCAAACAGATTCGGATTCCAACGGAAAATTCTCCAGCGCGGCGTATTTGGGATGAAAGAAATATTCCTCGATAGCCGCCGGCTTGCCGTTGACGAAATAGTTATTAGCATATAAAAAGACGAGCTCTTCCGCGCGAAGCCCCAGTGCTATCATATCGTTTTTGGTTGCGGGGATGAGTCCTTTATAGGAAATATGGCTGGTGAGCCGGGAATTGCTCTCCAGCGCAAAGCCGCCGCTGGAAAGGGAGGAAACCGAAGTGGATTTCGGCTGCTTTTTAGGCGGCAAGGATAAAACAGGCTTTTGCTGCTTGACATAAGTTCCTTTGCCCTGGCGGCGAACCAAGATATCCTGTTTCGCTAAGGCCGCGATGGCCGCGCGAATGGTGGTGCGGCTTAAGTGATATTGTTCGCAGAGCTCCAATTCCGAAGGGATCTTATCGCCCTCCTGGTATTTGCCATTTTTTATTTCTGATAAAATCAGGTCGCACAGCTGCAAATAGAGCGGTGTGATGGAATTTTGGTCTAGAGCCATTTGAGTTATCTCCTGGGTGCAGAGGGGCATGGCTGATGCAGATGCTCACTCTTTTGGCGCTCTCAATCCATCCTGTTTTCGTAACAAGAGATAGGAGGGAGACTGCATCAAAATACCCGCTATTTTTATCGGTTTTCCTGCAAAAACAGAGCACATTCTGAGCGATTGCGCCATCTTGTTTTGCTGTCAGTTTTTCATCAATATATATTTTATTATTACATTTTAATAACAACTCGTCAATGGATTGAAAAAATATAAAGAGAAATTTAATAAATAGGGGAGAAAGTCTGAAGAAATCTATAAAATAAGAAGCACTGTTTTGGCAGTGCTTCTTGCGGATAGTAGCATTTTACTACATATGAAAAAATGATGAACTAAATGTTAGAAGCGTAAAAGCTGGATTCACTATATAGAGAAAACTAGTTATACTTGTAATAATTCCATAAAGCTTTATAGGTGTGGTGCCAATAATCGGATTCATTTTTGGCTTCAGTGTATTCATCATATAGCTGCTGATATTTATCTTCCCATTCAGTAATCGTCTCGTTTAAATCATCAACGGCCTGATTACTACGAAACATCTCCAACATAAAA from the Christensenellaceae bacterium 44-20 genome contains:
- a CDS encoding type III pantothenate kinase, encoding MLFVIDLGNTNIKCGIFDGDKLLHSWRLGTKIDRTADELGIKVVSFFNYLGIDTEKVEDIIVSSVIPSINYTVEHMCRIYFHKKPYFVEPGIKTGINILYDNPKELGSDRIVNAVAAYVKYGGPCITVDFGTATSYGAVSAKGEFLGGAICPGVKISAEALISNTAKLPRVELTMPKNVINRNTISCMQSGLLYGYVGQVDYILRKMKAELGGSAKVVATGGLADVIAQETKTIDVIDSLLTLEGLKIIYHKNVEK
- a CDS encoding GntR family transcriptional regulator; its protein translation is MALDQNSITPLYLQLCDLILSEIKNGKYQEGDKIPSELELCEQYHLSRTTIRAAIAALAKQDILVRRQGKGTYVKQQKPVLSLPPKKQPKSTSVSSLSSGGFALESNSRLTSHISYKGLIPATKNDMIALGLRAEELVFLYANNYFVNGKPAAIEEYFFHPKYAALENFPLESESVWGILEREFHIGQISCSKKTIEIERSSKWVSSALRVNRGEPILVLRQTISEPDGTPIFRIKESILGCVYKYVV
- a CDS encoding homoserine dehydrogenase, translating into MKSVKIAIMGMGTVGGGVYRLIEMEGERIAREQGICLEVKKTLALAYSVEVPEAVKAANVQEIAEDPEISIVVELMGGMEPAKTFIKTMLEAGKTVVSANKQLIANAWPELEAAAKKGGAGFYFEASVGGAIPIIRTVNTSLQANTIQSIEAIINGTTNFIMTKMCDEGGDFAEVLKEAQELGYAEADPTADVDGFDAMYKLSILSSLAFCSRMPIDKIYREGIRNVSKKDIDCIKSMGKEVKLLAIGKKDGNKVQLRVHPTIIPKEHMLATVKGSFNAVFLKCSMADDLMLYGRGAGDLPTASAVVSDVLNAATQEAPAYARFKNVEGEVDPEICFDDNWQTGYYLRVQGGDAAQKAKAALEKRGIQVAQEIALDGDLALIVEQAHEQEIQAAVQEMGGVASLLRMQ
- a CDS encoding ECF transporter S component translates to MNNRSKKLGVLVLGAVLAAVTLLLGMTPLGIIPLGFINVTIMCIPVIVGTICCGIQVGLILGAAFGIASACSAFGVSMVPTSALVSMLMAESPFEVVLMCLIPRLMLPVVVHLVHRAFAKKSEKMGKVGIGVAAAAGSLTNTILYLGIMLLLFVVNGLESAKVLAVIGGTGAIAGSLEAVAAALICYPIILAVSSISRKNK
- a CDS encoding tryptophan-rich sensory protein; its protein translation is MKLNQKAKRYLEYAKYALLALAYLFLMEVLGWIFSSQGTWSFGNRVTMFAAVFYFVWTALFAALAVSLSLVLYRTKGKGIVPALHFLNGAGCAMYPYLYFERMNVFSALNLCVLLFLFSFYLFRRTLEVERPAAYLLLPYIIWLGVALILSYQSVLLN